The proteins below come from a single Drosophila busckii strain San Diego stock center, stock number 13000-0081.31 chromosome X, ASM1175060v1, whole genome shotgun sequence genomic window:
- the LOC108605189 gene encoding NADH dehydrogenase [ubiquinone] 1 alpha subcomplex subunit 13, with product MATAVPHVPPKQDLPPPGGYKKIPFARVPPKSYFTGFGMIGAYVAITAAGLGVYYLTAKKIKRDEIEMRSAQNVIFPILIAERDREFLRQLRRNRDEEAELMKNVPGWEVGTWYGEPVYKTLPEDTLVTPIFKEFYAHSDYKSYAKRANLKLWS from the exons ATGGCGACGGCCGTGCCGCATGTGCCCCCAAAGCAGGACCTGCCACCACCCGGTGGCTACAAGAAGATTCCCTTTGCCCGTGTGCCTCCCAAGAGTTATTTCACAG GCTTTGGCATGATTGGAGCCTATGTGGCAATTACTGCTGCTGGTCTGGGCGTCTATTATCTCAcagctaagaaaataaaacgcgACGAAATTGAAATGCGTTCCGCACAGAATGTGATCTTCCCCATCTTAATTGCTGAGCGTGATCGTGAATTTCTACGCCAACTGCGTCGCAATCGTGATGAGGAAGCTGAGCTCATGAAGAACGTGCCCGGCTGGGAG GTGGGCACCTGGTACGGCGAGCCCGTGTACAAGACTTTGCCCGAGGATACGCTAGTCACGCCTATTTTCAAGGAGTTCTATGCCCACTCAGACTACAAATCGTATGCTAAGCGTGCCAATCTGAAGCTCTGGTCATAA
- the LOC108605176 gene encoding zinc finger protein 12 gives MGDDDDEDEQEEDNDEELDEDDIVGLEQEDGEQVDEDDEDDMGPIIFEGTIDHSPDSDSQSRNKTFYCPNCGNCYSAAGSLKLHMRACLRQRNEVSAEERKCKVCSKIFNSVAYLKEHMMRHTGEQPYRCTRCYRKFVDEHKYKTHMEAHKHQDKLEAEAEALAAQHGGKKVVVKEFNCSFCAQSFTVVFDVGQVKRRYACDACRDKYSNAEALRQHKQQVEEKREFSCERCGRKFVFEGFLQRHLPTCDGSIKRRRDMK, from the coding sequence ATgggcgatgatgatgacgaggATGAGCAGGAGGAAGATAATGATGAAGAGCTTGATGAAGATGACATAGTGGGCTTGGAGCAGGAAGATGGCGAGCAAGTTGATGAAGATGACGAAGATGACATGGGTCCCATCATTTTCGAGGGCACCATTGATCACAGCCCCGACTCTGATTCACAGTCGCGCAACAAGACCTTCTATTGCCCCAATTGCGGCAACTGTTACAGCGCCGCCGGCTCTTTGAAGCTGCATATGCGCGCTTGTCTGCGGCAGCGCAACGAAGTGTCTGCCGAGGAGCGCAAGTGCAAGGTGTGCAGCAAAATCTTCAACTCGGTGGCATATCTGAAGGAGCACATGATGCGTCATACTGGCGAGCAGCCCTATCGCTGCACTCGCTGCTATCGTAAATTTGTGGACGAACACAAGTACAAGACACACATGGAGGCGCACAAGCATCAGGACAAGCtcgaggctgaggctgaggctttGGCCGCTCAGCATGGCGGCAAAAAAGTGGTGGTCAAGGAGTTCAACTGTTCGTTCTGCGCCCAAAGCTTCACGGTGGTCTTCGATGTGGGCCAAGTGAAGCGTCGCTACGCCTGCGATGCCTGTCGTGACAAGTACTCCAATGCGGAGGCATTGCGTCAACACAAGCAGCAGGTGGAAGAGAAGCGTGAGTTTAGTTGCGAACGCTGCGGCCGCAAGTTTGTCTTCGAAGGATTTCTGCAGCGCCATCTGCCCACTTGTGATGGCAGCATCAAGCGTCGTCGCGACATGAAGTAA